A part of Tachysurus vachellii isolate PV-2020 chromosome 4, HZAU_Pvac_v1, whole genome shotgun sequence genomic DNA contains:
- the grm2a gene encoding glutamate receptor, metabotropic 2a, translating into MARRFHCLHVQGHSWSLHLLLLLLLVARRPQALEVSGYSTDTTKKEIIIEGDLVIGGLFPVHQKGDGAEDCGRINAQRGIQRLEAMLLALDEINKDNRILPGVTLGAHILDTCSKDTYALEQSLEFVRAVLTKVDDSEYTCPDGSYAIHDDVPLAISGVIGGSYSDVSIQVANLLRLFQIPQISYASTSAKLSDKSRYDYFARTVPPDFYQAKAMAEILRYFNWTYVSTVASEGDYGETGIDAFQQEARALQICIATSAKVSRSMDRYSYEGVIRSLLQKSNAKVVILFTRSEDARELLVAANRMNVSFIWVASDGWGAQESVVKGSESVAEGAFTIELASYPVNKFAEYFTNLNPYNNTRNPWFREFWEHQFQCSLHDINCGKHSLRDGKFEQESKIMFVVNAVYAMAYALHNMRQSVCQNSTKLCSTMKPVNGKKLYKDYILKTKFDAPFRPADTENTIIFDAYGDSLGRYNIFHYHIENGTYVYRKVGFWSQTLNLDTNLIPWDNQLLPTSQCSDPCKMNEIKSMQPGDVCCWICIPCQPYQYLLDEFTCAECSFGQWPLANLTGCYDLPEEYIHWEDAWAIGPVTIACLGILCTLFVIGLFIKNNETPVIKASGREVSYILLLGVLLCYCITFIYIAKPSVVVCTLRRLGLGTSFAVCYSALLTKTNRIARIFNGVKDGAQRPRFISPASQVAICAALISCQLLVVMVWLLVEVPGVRKEVSPERRDIVRLKCNSKDSSMLISLTYNCVLIILCTFYAFKTRKCPENFNEAKFIGFTMYTTCIIWLAFQPIFYVTASDYRVQTTTMCISVSLSGSVVLGCLFAPKIHIILFQPQKNVTTSLRVATTRFSVTTGPGSSFSQASASNIVPTVCNGREVVDSTTSSL; encoded by the exons ATGGCTAGGAGGTTCCACTGCCTCCATGTTCAAGGACATTCCTGGTCACTCCATCTactcctcctgctgctgcttGTGGCTAGGAGGCCACAGGCTCTTGAAGTATCTGGCTACAGCACTGATACCACCAAGAAGGAGATCATCATAGAGGGGGATCTGGTGATTGGAGGACTCTTTCCAGTGCATCAGAAGGGTGACGGAGCAGAGGACTGTGGCCGCATCAATGCCCAAAGAGGGATACAGAGACTGGAGGCCATGCTGCTTGCACTAGATGAGATCAATAAAGATAATCGGATCTTGCCTGGAGTCACGTTGGGTGCTCATATTCTGGACACATGTTCAAAGGACACATACGCACTGGAGCAGTCACTGGAATTTGTGCGTGCTGTCCTGACAAAGGTAGACGACAGTGAATACACGTGCCCAGATGGATCCTATGCCATTCATGATGATGTTCCTCTTGCCATCTCTGGAGTCATTGGTGGGTCCTACAGTGATGTGTCCATACAG GTGGCCAACCTTTTGCGACTTTTCCAAATTCCCCAAATTAGCTATGCGTCAACAAGTGCTAAGCTAAGTGATAAGTCCCGCTATGACTATTTTGCTCGTACCGTCCCACCAGACTTCTATCAAGCCAAGGCCATGGCTGAGATCCTGCGCTACTTCAACTGGACTTATGTCTCTACTGTAGCCTCAGAGGGTGACTACGGAGAAACTGGCATTGATGCTTTTCAGCAGGAGGCCAGAGCCTTGCAAATCTGCATCGCTACATCTGCGAAGGTTAGCCGCTCAATGGACCGCTACAGTTATGAAGGAGTGATCAGGTCTCTGTTACAGAAGTCCAATGCTAAAGTTGTTATCCTCTTTACTAGAAGCGAGGATGCTAGGGAGCTTCTTGTTGCCGCAAATCGCATGAATGTGTCCTTTATTTGGGTAGCAAGTGATGGCTGGGGGGCCCAGGAGAGTGTGGTGAAAGGAAGCGAGTCAGTGGCAGAAGGAGCTTTTACCATTGAACTTGCTTCATATCCAGTCAACAAATTTGCTGAGTACTTCACAAATCTAAATCCTTACAACAACACTCGTAATCCCTGGTTTCGTGAGTTCTGGGAGCATCAGTTCCAATGTAGTCTGCATGATATTAACTGTGGGAAGCATTCGCTCCGAGATGGCAAATTTGAGCAAGAATCCAAGATAATGTTTGTAGTGAATGCTGTGTATGCAATGGCCTATGCACTGCACAACATGAGACAATCAGTATGTCAAAACTCAACTAAACTCTGCAGTACCATGAAACCAGTAAATGGAAAGAAGTTGTATAAAGATTACATCTTGAAGACAAAGTTTGATG CTCCTTTTCGTCCAGCTGACACAGAGAACACCATTATCTTTGATGCTTATGGAGACAGTCTGGGTCGGTACAACATCTTCCACTACCACATAGAAAATGGCACATATGTTTACCGTAAAGTGGGCTTTTGGTCCCAGACTTTGAACCTAGATACAAATCTGATTCCTTGGGATAACCAATTGCTACCTACATCTCAGTGTAGTGACCCCTGCAAGATGAATGAAATCAAGAGCATGCAGCCCGGTGATGTCTGCTGTTGGATCTGTATTCCCTGCCAGCCCTACCAGTATCTCCTGGATGAATTCACTTGTGCAGAATGCAGCTTTGGTCAGTGGCCACTGGCCAACCTCACTGGCTGCTATGACTTGCCTGAGGAGTACATCCATTGGGAGGATGCCTGGGCTATTGGACCAGTCACCATTGCCTGTTTGGGGATCCTGTGCACACTCTTTGTGATTGGACTCTTCATAAAGAACAATGAGACACCTGTAATTAAAGCTAGTGGACGAGAAGTTTCCTACATTTTACTCCTGGGAGTGCTTCTCTGTTACTgcatcactttcatctacatTGCCAAACCTTCAGTAGTAGTGTGTACATTACGTCGTCTTGGGCTTGGTACATCCTTTGCAGTTTGCTACTCGGCACTTCTGACCAAGACCAACCGCATTGCACGTATTTTCAATGGCGTCAAAGATGGTGCACAAAGACCACGGTTTATTAGTCCAGCTTCACAGGTAGCTATTTGTGCTGCCCTCATTTCATGTCAGCTCTTAGTAGTGATGGTCTGGCTCTTGGTAGAAGTGCCGGGTGTAAGGAAAGAGGTCAGTCCTGAGAGAAGAGACATAGTCAGGTTGAAATGCAACAGCAAGGACTCCAGCATGCTAATTTCACTGACCTATAACTGTGTCCTCATTATCCTCTGTACCTTCTACGCCTTCAAGACCAGAAAGTGCCCAGAGAACTTCAATGAGGCAAAGTTTATTGGTTTCACGATGTACACCACCTGCATAATCTGGCTGGCTTTCCAGCCCATCTTCTATGTCACAGCCAGTGACTACAGG